One genomic region from Aneurinibacillus sp. REN35 encodes:
- a CDS encoding MBL fold metallo-hydrolase, with protein sequence MQVVSGIQQISASLDGMLFHAYWLEGAKPILVDTGTAAVAADVILPHIQRTYESGPAWIVNTHAHADHYGGNGVITAAFPACCTAAHAADAAWIEDRELHIQEMYGRFESSVGFFYSESLKNEIRTAISSCVRVQRKVKAGDTVSSGDETYQVIHTPGHSPGHIALYRKRDRVLLLGDAIVGSGQYANGRLNAPPTYDSLPHYQGVIAAIERLAPHYLLPTHFPVMEGADVQRFVKETKEFVSTLHAFLLHQISRSTQGHAVLELAELANDHLAPAELGYQWIVPVMAHLRTLEAEGYITFVKSDDGVLYIYRA encoded by the coding sequence ATGCAGGTCGTCTCTGGTATTCAACAGATTTCCGCATCACTGGACGGCATGCTCTTTCATGCCTATTGGCTGGAGGGAGCCAAGCCGATTTTAGTCGATACCGGTACTGCGGCTGTAGCAGCCGATGTGATTTTGCCACATATACAGCGTACCTATGAGTCGGGACCAGCCTGGATCGTGAATACGCACGCGCATGCGGATCACTATGGGGGCAATGGGGTTATTACCGCAGCGTTTCCTGCTTGCTGTACGGCGGCTCATGCAGCCGATGCCGCTTGGATTGAAGATCGGGAGCTGCATATTCAGGAGATGTACGGCCGCTTTGAGTCGAGTGTCGGTTTTTTTTACAGCGAGTCGCTGAAGAATGAGATTCGCACCGCCATTTCTTCCTGTGTGCGCGTGCAAAGGAAAGTGAAGGCAGGCGATACCGTATCGTCCGGTGACGAGACGTATCAGGTGATTCATACGCCGGGCCATTCCCCTGGTCATATTGCCCTGTATCGGAAGCGGGATCGGGTGCTGCTTCTCGGGGATGCGATAGTAGGCAGCGGCCAGTATGCGAATGGGAGACTGAACGCACCGCCCACGTATGATAGCCTTCCACACTACCAGGGGGTGATTGCAGCCATTGAAAGATTGGCACCGCATTATTTGCTGCCCACCCATTTTCCAGTGATGGAGGGGGCGGATGTGCAGCGGTTTGTGAAGGAGACAAAAGAATTTGTTTCCACCCTGCATGCTTTTCTTCTGCATCAAATCAGCAGAAGTACACAGGGACATGCGGTGCTTGAGCTGGCTGAGCTGGCCAATGACCATCTTGCGCCTGCCGAACTGGGGTATCAGTGGATTGTGCCTGTTATGGCGCATTTGCGCACGCTTGAGGCAGAAGGGTATATTACATTCGTAAAAAGTGACGACGGCGTTCTTTATATATACAGGGCATAA
- a CDS encoding fumarylacetoacetate hydrolase family protein, producing MITVQFLQGKQWRLGVKTEQGIVDVAAAMKQSGEQDARIPDSAHALVTGGAQAMEGLQSLLQSIGKEALAACTLQEETLQFGPCITHPQKIVCVGLNYKRHAEESGMNPPGEPLLFSKFANTLAGHKQTITIPAEAKQMDYEAELAIVIGQTVSNVAKEDALSYVYGYCTANDVSARDLQFVSSQWLLGKTCDGFCPVGPYLVSKDNIADPNRLAITTLVNGEIRQNSNTSDMIFYCDEIISYISKYMTLYPGDLILTGTPEGVVFGQKEGEQVWLKDGDEVVVEIEGVGRLENRFEMAK from the coding sequence ATGATTACGGTACAGTTTTTACAGGGGAAGCAGTGGCGCTTAGGTGTCAAGACAGAGCAGGGCATTGTGGATGTAGCAGCCGCCATGAAGCAAAGCGGTGAACAGGATGCGCGCATTCCTGATAGTGCGCATGCGCTTGTTACAGGAGGTGCGCAGGCGATGGAGGGGCTGCAGTCCCTTCTGCAGTCTATCGGTAAAGAAGCGCTTGCTGCGTGTACGCTGCAGGAAGAGACGCTGCAGTTCGGGCCATGTATTACGCATCCCCAGAAAATTGTCTGCGTGGGACTCAATTACAAGCGGCATGCGGAGGAGTCGGGCATGAACCCGCCGGGTGAGCCGCTGTTATTTAGTAAATTTGCCAATACGTTAGCCGGTCACAAGCAGACGATTACGATTCCTGCTGAGGCAAAACAAATGGATTATGAAGCGGAGCTTGCCATTGTCATTGGACAGACAGTCAGCAACGTAGCAAAAGAAGACGCCTTATCCTATGTATATGGATATTGTACCGCAAACGATGTATCCGCCCGTGATCTGCAGTTTGTAAGCTCTCAGTGGCTGCTTGGCAAGACGTGCGACGGATTTTGCCCTGTAGGTCCTTACTTGGTAAGCAAAGACAATATCGCTGACCCGAATCGTCTGGCGATTACGACGTTGGTGAACGGAGAGATCCGTCAGAACTCGAATACGTCAGATATGATTTTTTATTGCGACGAGATCATTAGCTATATCTCCAAGTATATGACGTTATATCCCGGAGACCTTATTCTAACAGGCACGCCGGAGGGGGTCGTATTCGGTCAGAAGGAAGGGGAGCAAGTATGGCTGAAGGATGGAGATGAGGTGGTTGTAGAGATTGAAGGAGTAGGCCGGCTTGAAAACCGATTTGAGATGGCGAAATAA
- a CDS encoding DUF5068 domain-containing protein, whose protein sequence is MRKKQLLGTTLLSAALLLSACGKEEPAAGVKEANEPQAATEEKVQNSPEKTAEPPASATSTSTGADEELNPHIAKESGGTVTIVYTNKQPNYVHNMDGFTVSVDEYQIVKVTNMKKEATIPFDDQTDGYVVTAKVTLDNSTGKAMYYTNPYRIQVTNEFDYISSDINKTFVPKEEQLRSKIETEASKFASGEKITGLVTFTLTNQEFDSLKTVKPKFIIEGGAADNPKFKGSFKGNAIFDFTYSEEQKQQTANQPAFYPDRLTTDNLADKKMIFEKAGINETKQVGDVSVTLDGVQYTEILPTSANKERFRNFGDSGIVAVTVKFKLDNKSSAPISVSSLSSKLHVDKNRGTAISDGMAEPRTPQEIKAGAQGEKYHVFLFRKDEFGLFKTFELEFGPFHGKDGKALFANNTATFTLPR, encoded by the coding sequence GTGAGAAAAAAGCAACTACTAGGAACCACCCTTCTTTCTGCAGCCCTACTGCTATCGGCATGTGGAAAAGAAGAGCCGGCGGCCGGTGTAAAAGAAGCGAATGAGCCGCAGGCGGCGACGGAGGAAAAAGTCCAGAACAGTCCGGAAAAAACAGCGGAACCACCCGCAAGTGCAACCTCTACCTCAACAGGTGCTGATGAAGAACTAAATCCTCATATCGCTAAAGAATCAGGCGGCACTGTTACTATCGTATATACAAACAAACAACCGAACTATGTACACAACATGGACGGGTTTACTGTATCTGTTGATGAATATCAAATCGTTAAAGTCACCAATATGAAAAAAGAAGCAACGATTCCGTTTGATGACCAAACCGATGGCTATGTGGTCACAGCCAAAGTTACGCTTGACAACAGCACAGGCAAAGCCATGTACTATACGAATCCATATCGAATCCAGGTCACTAATGAATTTGATTACATATCGTCTGACATAAACAAAACCTTTGTACCAAAGGAGGAGCAGCTGCGCTCTAAAATAGAGACCGAAGCATCTAAATTTGCTTCAGGTGAGAAAATTACAGGGCTCGTAACCTTTACCTTAACCAATCAGGAGTTCGATTCTCTCAAAACAGTTAAACCTAAATTCATTATTGAAGGCGGCGCAGCGGACAATCCGAAGTTCAAAGGCAGCTTTAAAGGAAATGCAATCTTTGATTTTACATACAGTGAGGAACAAAAGCAGCAAACGGCCAATCAGCCTGCCTTCTATCCGGATCGGCTAACAACAGATAATCTAGCAGATAAGAAAATGATTTTTGAGAAAGCAGGAATTAACGAAACAAAACAAGTGGGTGATGTCAGCGTAACTCTTGACGGTGTACAATATACGGAGATACTCCCTACATCCGCGAATAAAGAACGCTTCCGCAACTTCGGAGATAGCGGCATTGTGGCTGTCACGGTCAAATTCAAGCTTGATAATAAATCAAGCGCTCCGATCAGCGTATCTAGCCTTAGCTCCAAATTACATGTCGATAAGAACCGAGGAACCGCGATTTCAGACGGCATGGCCGAGCCGCGTACGCCGCAGGAGATTAAGGCCGGAGCACAGGGCGAGAAGTATCATGTATTCTTATTTAGAAAAGACGAATTTGGGCTGTTTAAGACATTCGAACTTGAATTCGGTCCATTCCACGGCAAAGATGGGAAGGCCTTATTTGCAAATAATACAGCAACGTTTACCCTGCCAAGATAA
- the pdxR gene encoding MocR-like pyridoxine biosynthesis transcription factor PdxR: MLWIPLDRSLDLPLLRQVYEQIREKILSGELHAGEKLPSTRELAAELKVSRNVILEAYDQLLAEGFTETRRGAGTFVACGAYLEPPKKLPSPPSLHWHEPDKKNGNRISFRSGIPALGLFPRKTWAKLSHAIWQDAPASAFGYDMPEGRPELRHVLSHHLRKTRGVDCQPEQLVITSGATQALTLVATLLLSSGDSVLIEDPITNDIQTIFTAAGAVLHPIPVDQHGMKTSLLPVQAQPKFVFVTPSHQFPIGGALPIQRRIQLITYARENNCYLIEDDYDSEFRYEGSPVSSLQGLDPERVIYVGSFSKILSPALRMGYLILPAHLIEKGRRLKWFLDLHTPSLNQLILARFIAEGHLERHIARMKKIYQSRRNCLINCLQKTFSGSVSIVGHATGLHLVIEHKNIRFTKEILEVIDQFDVAVYPVEDHTIVKDTHPNRLILGYGHLTHEEIQEGIARLYKALFFYESKTKI, from the coding sequence ATGCTGTGGATACCCCTTGATCGTTCGCTGGATCTGCCGCTGCTTCGACAGGTCTATGAACAAATACGGGAAAAAATTTTAAGCGGAGAGCTTCATGCAGGAGAGAAACTCCCCTCAACGCGGGAGCTTGCGGCTGAATTAAAGGTATCAAGGAATGTCATTTTAGAAGCGTATGATCAATTGCTCGCCGAAGGGTTTACAGAGACACGAAGAGGTGCGGGTACATTTGTTGCCTGCGGTGCCTATTTAGAGCCACCCAAAAAACTCCCAAGCCCCCCATCCCTGCATTGGCACGAACCTGACAAGAAAAATGGCAATCGTATCAGCTTTCGTTCAGGTATACCGGCACTGGGGCTATTCCCCCGTAAAACATGGGCCAAGCTGTCACATGCGATCTGGCAGGATGCTCCTGCTTCCGCATTTGGCTACGATATGCCCGAGGGGCGGCCCGAATTACGGCACGTACTCTCGCATCACTTACGCAAAACAAGGGGCGTAGACTGCCAGCCGGAACAGCTTGTGATCACTTCCGGCGCCACCCAGGCCTTAACGCTCGTCGCTACGCTGCTTTTGTCATCAGGTGACAGCGTACTGATTGAAGACCCGATTACGAATGACATCCAAACCATCTTCACAGCCGCCGGTGCTGTACTCCATCCCATTCCAGTTGATCAGCATGGGATGAAGACATCCTTGCTGCCCGTACAAGCCCAGCCAAAGTTTGTGTTTGTCACTCCTTCTCATCAGTTTCCGATCGGAGGCGCCTTACCCATCCAACGGCGTATTCAATTGATTACCTATGCACGCGAGAACAATTGCTATCTTATTGAAGATGATTATGATAGTGAGTTTCGCTATGAAGGGTCGCCCGTAAGCTCACTTCAAGGACTAGACCCGGAGCGTGTCATCTATGTTGGCTCGTTTAGCAAAATTTTGTCACCGGCTCTGCGAATGGGTTATCTCATTTTACCTGCCCATCTCATTGAAAAAGGACGCAGGCTGAAGTGGTTCTTGGATCTGCATACCCCGTCGCTAAATCAGCTTATTCTTGCCCGCTTTATCGCTGAGGGACATTTGGAGAGGCACATTGCAAGGATGAAGAAAATCTATCAAAGCCGAAGGAATTGTCTCATTAACTGCTTACAAAAAACCTTTTCAGGCAGCGTCAGCATTGTTGGTCATGCAACGGGGCTGCACCTGGTGATTGAGCATAAGAACATCCGCTTCACAAAAGAGATTCTTGAAGTGATCGACCAATTTGATGTCGCGGTCTATCCGGTTGAAGATCACACCATCGTAAAAGACACACATCCCAACCGACTCATTTTGGGCTACGGACATCTCACACACGAGGAAATACAAGAAGGGATAGCCAGACTGTATAAAGCCCTATTTTTCTATGAATCCAAAACCAAAATATAG
- a CDS encoding proline dehydrogenase family protein: MMTAEVQAAHALRSIARKESMKSYVQQSSELYPLLLRAAKRFISGESREEGIAAAQELNAKGYGVSLEYIGENVAEKEECHKAKDELLLLIEELGSLSMKQVVSFDLSHIGLLIHREAAYAHAVELAERAKKYGMTLMISMEESAKTDDILWVYKKIVEKYSHVGITIQAHLHRSVNDMKELLCLPGKIRIVKGAFQEPTDTALPRSEELNTRYLMLVEQAIKANHPISIATHDEELMKEMKRRQYVSHPHVEVEMLYGVRPDLLRDVKNEGHDCRVYITYGTDWYLYLCHRIAEYPENIYRALVDMTQPSAAEGSTFY; this comes from the coding sequence GTGATGACAGCAGAAGTTCAAGCCGCTCACGCCCTTAGATCCATTGCGCGAAAGGAGTCGATGAAGTCCTATGTACAGCAATCATCTGAACTCTATCCGCTATTGTTGAGAGCAGCCAAACGATTTATCAGTGGTGAAAGCAGAGAGGAGGGAATCGCAGCGGCACAGGAGCTGAATGCAAAAGGATATGGTGTTTCGCTGGAATACATTGGGGAGAATGTGGCGGAGAAAGAGGAGTGCCACAAGGCAAAAGATGAGCTTTTGCTTCTGATAGAAGAGCTCGGCTCGCTGTCTATGAAACAGGTCGTTTCATTTGACTTATCACATATCGGCCTGCTCATACATCGTGAAGCGGCGTATGCTCATGCAGTAGAGCTGGCAGAACGAGCAAAAAAATACGGCATGACGCTTATGATCAGCATGGAGGAATCAGCGAAAACAGATGACATTCTTTGGGTCTATAAAAAAATCGTGGAGAAATATTCCCATGTGGGAATCACGATCCAGGCCCATCTCCACCGTTCGGTGAACGATATGAAGGAGCTGTTGTGCCTGCCGGGGAAGATTCGTATTGTTAAAGGGGCTTTTCAGGAGCCGACCGATACGGCGCTGCCAAGATCTGAAGAGTTGAATACCCGCTATCTTATGCTCGTAGAACAAGCCATAAAAGCGAATCATCCCATATCAATAGCCACTCATGATGAGGAGCTTATGAAAGAAATGAAGCGTCGTCAATACGTTAGCCATCCTCATGTAGAAGTGGAAATGCTCTACGGAGTCCGTCCGGATCTGCTGCGTGATGTAAAAAATGAAGGGCATGATTGCAGAGTGTACATAACATATGGAACAGACTGGTATTTATACTTGTGCCATCGAATCGCTGAATATCCCGAAAATATATATCGTGCTCTTGTTGATATGACCCAACCATCCGCTGCAGAAGGAAGTACATTCTATTGA